The region ATGCGTTAATTGCTAATTTTTTGAAAATTAATAGTTTAAAAAAACTAGGGTTTAACCTAGTTTTTAATTCAGTTTAACTGATATGGCGCGCCCGGCAGGAGTCGAACCCGCAACCTTTTGGGCCGTAACCAAACACTCTGTCCAATTGAGCTACGGGCGCATTGGAGCCACCAACCGGATTCGAACCGGTAATAAAGGTGTTGCAGACCTATGCCTTGGCCGTTTGGCTATGGTGGCAACACTGGCATGCATGTTTGCATATAGAATTATAATACATTTTATAAATTTTTAAAATAAAATTAGTAAAGAAAAAAGCGCAAGAGGGGACGCTTTAATACTATATATTTTCTTTAAATATGCAATAATTATATTATTTTTTTTAAAAAAATAGTTTTTTATTATTTTTAAATGCTTTATTTTAAACAAAAATTAATAATTTTAGAATGAAATGAACTTTTTCATTAATCTTAAGACTGTCAATTTAAGCAATGATTCAATCCGAGTTATGCCATCATTACCAGGCATTTTATTAAATATTATATGTTGCTTCGAAGAAGTAAAATCTATAGGTGAGCTCATAAAAGTGATTTTATTTTTTTGTTCACGTTCGCTCAATATATTAAATATGTTTGTAATATACCATTCCGGTTTGACTCCGATTGCAAAGCGATCTATGAATAAATAATCAACAGAAATTAAGTTTTGAACAATTGAATTAATTTCTGATGAGTTTTTTAAATTATTAGACATGAATTCAAACAAATTATTGTTGTCAACAAATGCTACGCTTTTGTTTTTCTTAGTACCAAATAAAAATGCTAAAAATTTTAAAATATTTCTTGCATTAACAAGATTTTGATCAATAAGTAACAATCCCTGATTTGATTTCATCGAAGTAATATCTTTGATTTCATTTTTTAATTCAGGTGCAAAATTTTCTAATGATTGGTTTGTATTCAATACTATATATTGAGGTTTCTTTGCTTTTGCATTATTAAAATAATAAATTCATTCATTATCCATGCTTGTTATATTTGTGAGTCAAAAGTTATTCATTTCTTTTTGCTTTCTAAAAAAACCATCGTTACTTAAATCAATTTGCAAAATTCCATTATCATCAACGAAGAGGGTTCATGTTGGAAGTTGTTTATGCATTTCAATATAGCTATAATATTTTTGCAAGTAATTCATTCCTTTTTGGATTTGTTTAGAATTTAAATTCAATTTTTCAATAATTGCTTTTACATTTGGATCGGCTAAAATTTTTGTTTTTTCAGCCTCTAAATCAATATTTTTCAAAAGAGAATTTTTAAATAATTCATCGAATATTTTGTTTTCCATTTTTTTGCTTTCTTATTTTTTAGTTAGTTCAATCATGTTCGTTGGCAAGATCTAAAAAACAATTTAAATCTTCTCTAGTAACTGATTCATCTTCATTTTTTTTGATATTTTTTAACTCTTTATTTGCATTTTGTTTTATTAAATAAACATTTTCTAATTCTTGATCAATTCTTTCAGCATCGTATAGATTTCTATGGCTAAAATCTTCGGCTATTTTTTCAATATATTTGCATACAACTGAATGGTTAATTTTAATTGAATAATAAATGAAGGCATTTATTGAAAAATTATTGAATTTCATTCTTTTCAATTTTCTAATCATTTCATTTTGGCTAAAACTTAAATTTGTTTTTGTATATTGACTAATAAATTGTTCGGGTTCTATCTTATCCTTTAATTCATCTAGGGTAATTGAATTAAAATTTAATTGTTCATTTTTTATATTTAAATCAATTACGTTTTCTAAATTAAATACTTCATAAAATTTTTTAGAAACATCATTAATTGTTGTTTTGTCAAATTGATAATTTGCATTTAATTTTAATAATTCTTCATATCTTGATTTAGTAATTAATTTGATTAACATATTAGAAATAATTTTATTGTTGCTTATTTCATTTGCATTCAAAGGAGCATTCAAACTAAAAATATAAACACCATCTTTATTTAAATAACTTTTTAGTAAGCTTAATGCTTCTAGTTTGCTACGACATTCCTCAAATTCTTGTTCATTTAATAATAAAATATCTTTAATTTCAGAAAAATTAAAAAGTTTATTTTTTGTATAAATATTTTTTAAATTATATAAAAATTGGTATAGAAATATGCTACTATGGCCTAAAATCGGAGCATAAAAAATTACTAGATTTTTAAAATCGTTTTGTGTAATTTCCCTTTCGCTTTCAATAAAAAAATTTTCAACCATATTTAGCCCCTTTCTAATTAGTCGTGTACAAATATGATAGATTGCTTAGGAAATAAAAATTAATTTTTCTTAGGTTTTTTAACAATTTAACTACTTATTAAAAAGTTATTAACAATGCACCGCATGCCTTTTAGCCTTAAAACTAGATACTTTTTAAACTATTTTTATTTTCTAACAGTAAGAAGGAATTTTTTAATGATTTTTTGGTTAAAAAATGTAATAAAAAATAGAAAAATTTTTTCTTGCAAAATAACTTTCACTATGTTTTCTTATAGTTTCGAAAAATGTTTTATTTAATAATATAATTGAAATATGAAATTAATTAACCTTCACTTAAATACTATATTTTCTTTTTTAGAAAGTACAATAACCATTAATGATTTTATTCAAGAATTACTAAATAATAATATAGAGTATTTTGGTATTACAGAACATTGCAATTTTTATAGCATGCCACATTTTTTAAATGAAGCTAGAAAACATGATTTAAAGCCTATTTTTGGTCTTGACGTAAATGTAAAAATAGAAAATAATTTGTATAGATTTATAGTTTACTGCCAAAATAAAGAATCTTTTATGAACCTAAAAATGCTTTCTTTAAACTATGGAAAAAAAGGCTATATAGATTTAGCTGAAATTAGAGATTATTCTAATTTAATATGAATAGAACATCCAATTTTTGGCTATTATAAAAAAACTAATAATATTTTAGAAATTGAAAACCATTATTTTGCAATAAGCCAATATGATATAGAA is a window of Metamycoplasma hominis ATCC 23114 DNA encoding:
- a CDS encoding DnaD domain protein: MVENFFIESEREITQNDFKNLVIFYAPILGHSSIFLYQFLYNLKNIYTKNKLFNFSEIKDILLLNEQEFEECRSKLEALSLLKSYLNKDGVYIFSLNAPLNANEISNNKIISNMLIKLITKSRYEELLKLNANYQFDKTTINDVSKKFYEVFNLENVIDLNIKNEQLNFNSITLDELKDKIEPEQFISQYTKTNLSFSQNEMIRKLKRMKFNNFSINAFIYYSIKINHSVVCKYIEKIAEDFSHRNLYDAERIDQELENVYLIKQNANKELKNIKKNEDESVTREDLNCFLDLANEHDWTN